A genomic stretch from Solanum stenotomum isolate F172 chromosome 8, ASM1918654v1, whole genome shotgun sequence includes:
- the LOC125872941 gene encoding omega-3 fatty acid desaturase, endoplasmic reticulum-like isoform X1, with protein sequence MGSLGVDFISPNEKLELKFDSSALPPFKLSEIRAAIPKHCWIKNPWKSLSYVLRDIIIVSALVTMAIFFDNWKFWPIYWILQGTMFWAIFVLGHDCGHGSFSDSALLNSVVGHILHSFILVPYHGWRISHKTHHQNHGNVEADESWVPMPEKLYKELDYATKLFRFKIPFPLIAYPLYLMRRSPGKKGSHFNPYSDLFQANERKFIVTSTLCWTLMVALLFYLSTVVGFLQLLKLYGIPYMIFVMWLDSVTYLHHHGHEEKLPWYRGKEWSYLRGGLTTVDRDYGVFNNIHHDIGTHVIHHLFPQIPHYHLVEATKAAKPVFGKYYREPKKSGAIPFHLVENLVKSMKKDHYVSDNGDIVYYQTDPKIFNYSGKKDK encoded by the exons ATGGGGTCTCTTGGAGTGGATTTTATTTCTCCAAATGAAAAATTGGAATTGAAATTTGATTCAAGTGCTTTACCTCCATTTAAGTTATCTGAAATAAGAGCTGCAATTCCAAAGCATTGTTGGATTAAAAATCCATGGAAATCTTTAAGTTATGTTCTTAgagatattattattgtttctgCATTGGTAACCATGGCCATTTTCTTTGATAATTGGAAATTTTGGCCAATTTATTGGATTTTACAAGGTACTATGTTTTGGGCAATCTTTGTTCTTGGTCATGATTG tggtCATGGAAGTTTTTCTGATAGTGCATTATTGAATAGTGTGGTTGGACacattcttcattcttttatcCTTGTGCCCTATCATGGATG GAGAATTAGCCACAAAACTCATCATCAAAATCATGGAAATGTTGAAGCTGATGAATCTTGGGTGCCG atGCCAGAAAAGCTATACAAGGAGTTGGATTATGCAACAAAGCTTTTTAGATTCAAGATACCTTTTCCCTTAATAGCATATCCATTATATTtg aTGAGGAGAAGTCCAGGAAAAAAAGGTTCTCATTTTAATCCATACAGTGATTTGTTTCAAGCaaatgagagaaaatttatTGTAACATCAACATTGTGTTGGACACTCATGGTTGCTCTCCTCTTCTATCTTTCTACCGTCGTTGGCTTTCTCCAACTGCTTAAGCTTTACGGAATTCCCTATATG aTTTTTGTGATGTGGTTGGATTCTGTCACATATTTGCATCACCATGGTCATGAAGAAAAGCTGCCTTGGTATCGTGGCAAG gAGTGGAGTTATTTAAGAGGAGGATTAACTACAGTTGATCGCGATTATGGtgtttttaataatattcacCATGATATTGGCACCCATGTTATTCACCATCTTTTCCCTCAAATACCTCATTATCACCTTGTGGAAGcg aCAAAAGCAGCAAAACCAGTATTTGGAAAATATTATAGAGAGCCAAAAAAATCAGGGGCAATTccatttcatttggttgaaaaTTTAGTGAAAAGCATGAAGAAGGATCATTATGTTAGTGACAATGGAGATATTGTTTATTATCAAACTGAtcctaaaatcttcaattattcTGGTAAAAAGGATAAGTAA
- the LOC125872935 gene encoding phosphoinositide phospholipase C 4-like, with product MGNYRVCVCFSRKFKVTEAEPPTDVKEAFKKYGDGGNQMSAEQLLKFLIEVQGETQLTVADADAVVRQILQKRHPITKLARQALALDDFHHYLFSADLNPPINFKVNHDMNAPLSHYFIFTGHNSYLTGNQLTSDCSDVPIIKALKKGVRVIELDIWPNSDKDDVHVLHGRTVTTPVELIRCLKSIKEHAFSASPYPVVITLEDHLTPDLQAKVAQMLTETFGEMLFVPESDSLKECPSPEELKHRIIISTKPPKEYLEASASVCKDRRNSSQRSKDSEDDVWGSEPSSLTADQEENEKSDSDKSYEDDDDATHRGHVASAYKRLIAIHAGKPKGGLKEALKIDPDKVRRLSLSEQALEKAAESHGAEIVRFTQRNILRVYPKGTRFNSSNYKPLIGWMHGAQMVAFNMQGYGRALWLMHGMFKANGGCGYVKKPDFLLSVGPNNEVFDPKAKLPVKKTLKVKVYMGDGWHLDFKQTHFDLYSPPDFYTRVGIAGVPADEIMKKTKTKEDIWTPVWDEEFTFPLTLPELALLRIEVHEYDMSEKDDFAGQTCIPVLELKPGIHTVPLCNRKGEKYNSARLLMRFEFV from the exons ATGGGGAATTATAGGGTATGTGTGTGTTTCTCACGCAAATTCAAGGTAACAGAGGCAGAACCACCAACAGATGTGAAAGAGGCATTTAAGAAATATGGTGATGGTGGGAACCAGATGAGTGCAGAACAGTTGCTGAAGTTCTTGATTGAAGTTCAGGGAGAGACCCAATTGACTGTCGCTGATGCTGATGCTGTTGTTCGACAGATCCTTCAGAAAAGACACCCCATTACTAAGTTAGCTCGTCAGGCTCTTGCTCTTGATGATTTTCATCATTACCTCTTTTCTGCTGACCTTAATCCCCCAATCAATTTCAAG GTTAACCATGATATGAACGCTCCACTCtctcattattttatatttactgGACACAATTCTTACTTGACTGGGAATCAGCTGACGAGTGACTGCAGTGATGTCCCAATTATAAAGGCACTGAAAAAAGGTGTAAGGGTGATAGAGCTTGATATATGGCCAAATTCCGACAAGGATGACGTACACGTACTTCATGGAAG GACAGTGACAACCCCTGTGGAATTAATAAGATGTCTCAAGTCAATAAAAGAGCATGCATTTTCTGCTTCTCCTTACCCTGTTGTAATAACACTGGAAGATCATCTAACGCCTGATCTTCAAGCTAAAGTGGCTCAG ATGCTCACTGAAACATTTGGAGAAATGCTCTTTGTTCCTGAATCGGATAGTCTAAAGGAATGCCCTTCACCAGAAGAATTAAAGCATCGTATTATTATTTCAACCAAACCTCCAAAAGAGTACCTTGAAGCCAGTGCTAGTGTTTGTAAGGACAGACGAAATAGCTCTCAGAGGTCAAAGGATTCCGAGGATGATGTATGGGGTTCCGAACCTTCAAGCTTGACAGCTGatcaagaagaaaatgaaaag AGTGACAGTGATAAAAGTTATGAAGATGACGATGATGCCACTCACAGAGGACATGTGGCATCTGCTTATAAACGCCTTATTGCCATCCATGCTGGCAAACCTAAAGGTGGGTTAAAGGAGGCATTGAAAATCGACCCTGATAAAGTAAGACGCCTAAGTTTAAGCGAACAGGCTCTCGAAAAGGCTGCTGAATCTCATGGAGCCGAAATTGTGAG gtTCACGCAAAGAAACATTCTAAGGGTGTACCCCAAAGGTACTAGATTTAACTCCTCCAACTACAAGCCACTAATAGGTTGGATGCATGGAGCTCAGATGGTTGCATTTAACATGCAG GGATACGGTAGAGCACTATGGTTGATGCACGGGATGTTCAAGGCAAATGGAGGCTGTGGTTATGTTAAAAAGCCTGATTTCTTACTGAGTGTTGGTCCTAATAATGAAGTTTTTGATCCTAAAGCAAAGTTGCCAGTTAAGAAAACCTTAAAG GTGAAAGTATATATGGGAGATGGATGGCATTTAGATTTTAAGCAAACTCACTTTGATTTGTATTCGCCCCCGGATTTCTACACAAGG GTTGGGATAGCTGGAGTACCTGCTGATGAGATAATGAAGAAAACAAAGACTAAAGAGGACATATGGACGCCGGTTTGGGATGAAGAATTTACCTTCCCACTGACTCTACCCGAATTAGCTTTGCTGCGAATTGAAGTACACGAATACGACATGTCAGAGAAGGACGATTTTGCTGGCCAAACATGTATACCTGTTTTGGAGCTGAAACCTGGTATACACACAGTTCCACTCTGTAACAGAAAAGGTGAGAAATACAATTCCGCGAGGCTACTTATGCGctttgagtttgtatga
- the LOC125873960 gene encoding uncharacterized protein LOC125873960, producing MDKFLIKLPKPKDGQPSSSSNQPFVSSQVAPEVQRHTNSFPLSNMDNMLDFKSLEADPKDRMPISSYGPNIRDEDMKRDCPYHLDRFAAENLLSKTHEFEFVFMLHLMFKVLLLTNELIKVLQKKDQDIVNAMGLLDLSKKRLQMMREDEWDSMMDEVNLFCGKHGISIPKMNEDYSNGKSKRKRSNISYLHHFRVEVFYVVIDLALQELNNRFDVVTSDLLLSMTSLSPVDSFANFHKDKIMKLAEYYPSEFDDKEIRELNFQLDDLIVYTQKCDSKFLNLKGIKDLAKVMIETTWSLVYILVKLTLTIHVATATVERAFSSMKYIKNDLRNMMDEDLLNGCLVLVISLLNGSSEIMSKLELNESRD from the exons ATGGATAAGTTTCTCATCAAGTTACCAAAGCCAAAAGATGGCCAACCAAGTTCTAGCTCTAATCaaccatttgtgagttcacaagTTGCTCCGGAAGTTCAAAGACATACAAATTCTTTTCCACTTTCAAATATGGATAATATGCTTGATTTTAAATCTCTTGAAGCAGATCCCAAAGATCGAATGCCTATTTCATCTTATGGTCCTAATATTCGAGATGAG GATATGAAACGTGATTGTCCATATCATCTTGATAGATTTGCGGCGGAAAATCTTTTGAGCAAGActcatgaatttgaatttgtctTTATGTTGCACTTGATGTTTAAGGTGTTGCTATTGACGAATGAGTTGATTAAAGTTTTACAAAAGAAAGATCAAGATATCGTTAATGCTATGGGATTGCTTGACCTGTCAAAGAAACGATTGCAAATGATGAGAGAGGATGAATGGGACTCTATGATGGATGAGGTTAACTTATTTTGTGGTAAACATGGAATTTCAATTCCCAAAATGAATGAAGACTACTCTAATGGGAAGTCGAAGCGTAAGAGGTCCAATATTTCATATTTGCATCACTTTCGTGTGGAAGTATTTTATGTCGTCATTGATTTGGcacttcaagaactcaataatcgTTTTGATGTGGTGACTAGTGACTTGCTCCTCAGTATGACTAGTTTGAGTCCGGTTgattcatttgctaattttcacAAGGATAAGATAATGAAACTAGCCGAGTATTACCCAAGTGAGTTTGATGATAAAGAGATTCGGGAACTCAATTTTCAACTTGATGATCTTATTGTCTATACTCAAAAGTGTGATAGCAAGTTTCTCAACTTGAAGGGAATCAAGGATCTTGCAAAAGTGATGATAGAGACAACTTGGTCACTTGTGTATATACTTGTGAAGCTAACTTTGACTATTCATGTTGCTACCGCAACCGTGGAAAGAGCATTCTCATCAATGAAGtacataaagaatgatttgcGTAATATGATGGATGAAGATCTTTTGAATGGTTGTTTA GTATTAGTAATATCTTTGCTTAATGGGTCAAGTGAAATTATGTCGAAATTAGAGCTAAACGAATCAAGAGATTAA